In a genomic window of Lepisosteus oculatus isolate fLepOcu1 chromosome 3, fLepOcu1.hap2, whole genome shotgun sequence:
- the LOC102693402 gene encoding GTP-binding protein Di-Ras2, with protein sequence MPEQSNDYRVVVFGAGGVGKSSLVLRFVKGTFRESYIPTIEDTYRQVISCDKSICTLQITDTTGSHQFPAMQRLSISKGHAFILVYSITSKQSLEELKPIFEQVCQIKGDVESIPIMLVGNKCDETQNREVETSDGEAMSKKWKCAFMETSAKTNHNVKELFQELLNLEKRRTVSLQIDGKKTKQQKRKEKLKGKCVVM encoded by the coding sequence ATGCCTGAGCAAAGTAATGACTACAGAGTGGTAGTGTTTGGGGCTGGAGGAGTTGGCAAGAGTTCCTTGGTGCTGAGGTTTGTAAAGGGAACCTTCAGGGAGAGCTATATACCCACCATAGAGGATACCTACAGACAGGTGATCAGCTGTGACAAGAGCATCTGCACCTTGCAGATCACTGACACCACTGGAAGCCATCAGTTCCCTGCCATGCAGCGGCTGTCCATTTCCAAGGGGCATGCCTTTATCCTGGTCTATTCCATTACAAGCAAGCAGTCCTTAGAGGAGCTGAAACCGATCTTTGAGCAAGTCTGTCAAATCAAAGGTGACGTGGAGAGCATCCCAATCATGCTGGTGGGGAATAAGTGTGACGAGACACAGAACCGTGAGGTTGAGACCAGTGATGGAGAGGCTATGTCCAAGAAGTGGAAGTGTGCATTCATGGAGACTTCAGCTAAGACCAACCACAACGTCAAGGAGCTTTTCCAAGAGCTTCTGAACCTGGAGAAGCGCCGGACTGTCAGCCTTCAGATTGATGGGAAAAAGACCAAGCAGCAGAAGAGGAAAGAGAAGCTTAAGGGCAAATGTGTTGTGATGTGA